One Cydia pomonella isolate Wapato2018A chromosome 14, ilCydPomo1, whole genome shotgun sequence DNA segment encodes these proteins:
- the LOC133525297 gene encoding uncharacterized protein LOC133525297 yields MISVAVLLSITILINLTRSAQNLQNNADNLSRSLKQLHLHACLQTGKITKCITFGTTVDVKPTSIVINKAHNAKQKEVLQILRVILNQPIYIKAFGAVNVNMSLVPACFGLIMSYTVVALQFNNVV; encoded by the exons ATGATATCTGTTGCGGTTTTGCTGTCCATcacaattttaataaatcttACTCGATCGGCGCAAAATCTACAGAACAACGCGGACAATTTGTCACGCAGTTTGAAGCAACTACACTTACACGCGTGCTTACAAACAGGTAAAATTACTAAGTGCATAACGTTTGGTACTACTGTGGATGTTAAACCTACGTCGATCGTAATTAATAAGGCAC atAATGCAAAACAAAAGGAAGTACTGCAGATTCTACGTGTTATATTAAATCAACCGATATACATCAAAGCGTTTGGCGCCGTGAACGTCAATATGTCTCTGGTCCCCGCGTGCTTTGGGCTTATCATGTCATATACCGTCGTCGCTCTACAGTTCAACAACGTCGTATAA
- the LOC133525295 gene encoding uncharacterized protein LOC133525295 produces MTVELKWLQILLKIEEIFGFSRRFVTRSIPGKLFVFFRSLIEFSLAIFVIFIIQRIGTINSIVEFILTNTLSFGSMLLSCYYSRTYLRFIGNIQTNNIIFKSDSVYRSNLITSLKLEFYLWSGYFISICVIAVVRINMFYYIDATSTLLVINRVLVNLRFHIELAVITCTLCTMSEQLQSITRSIKKEHANDSVARVTIMKDENDVENLSRNLDQWLFNYSKVQKSSNLFNEIYGIQFSGLNLYYYIYIYIYTFIYKCMKKLWKRSDEDSIQGVYTNFIFKGYSSTLEVVSAVATYVAVILSITIVINFALSAQNLQNNAENLSRCLKQLHLQACLQTGKIISCKTFGSYPHNIFLYKASTTILLENTEQTELLKFLRVILNQPIYIKTFGTVNVNMTLVPACVGLITSYTVVTLQFNNVV; encoded by the exons ATGACTGTGGAGCTAAAATGGTTacaaatattattgaaaatagaaGAAATATTTGGTTTTAGCCGAAGGTTTGTGACGAGGAGTATTCCAGGaaagttatttgtattttttagatCGTTGATCGAATTCAGTTTAgcaatatttgtaatattcatTATCCAGAGGATAGGAACCATAAACAGTATTGTAGAGTTTATACTGACGAACACACTATCATTTGGTTCCATGTTGCTTTCATGCTATTACTCTAGAACATACTTGAGGTTTATTGGCAATAtacaaactaataatattatattcaaaAGTGACAGCGTGTATAGAAGTAATCTGATCACATCTCTAAAGTTGGAATTTTATCTCTGGTCCGgatattttatatcaatttgCGTAATAGCAGTGGTAAGAATCAATATGTTCTACTATATTGACGCCACTAGCACTTTATTAGTAATCAATAGGGTGTTAGTTAATCTCCGCTTTCACATCGAGTTGGCAGTTATAACCTGCACACTGTGCACTATGTCTGAGCAATTGCAGAGCATTACACGATCTATAAAAAAAGAACACGCCAATGATTCTGTTGCGAGAGTAACAATAATGAAGGATGAAAACGACGTTGAAAACTTATCAAGAAATCTCGACCAATGGCTTTTCAACTATTCAAAAGTACAAAAAAGTTCTAATCTTTTTAACGAAATTTACGGCATACAG ttctctggtCTTAATCTATATTACTACAtttatatctacatatatacatttatatataaatgtatgaaaaaattatgGAAACGATCCGATGAAGATAGTATACAAGGAGTTtacacaaattttatttttaagggtTATTCTTCGACGCTTGAAGTTGTCAGTGCTGTTGCGACGTATGTTGCTGTTATACTCTCCATCACGATTGTAATAAATTTTGCTCTATCGGCGCAAAATCTACAGAACAACGCAGAAAATTTGTCACGATGTTTGAAACAGCTACACTTGCAAGCGTGCTTACAAACAGGTAAAATTATATCTTGCAAAACCTTTGGTTCATAtccacataatatttttttata TAAAGCCTCAACGACTATTCTACTTG AGAATACAGAACAAACTGAACTACTAAAGTTTCTACGTGTTATATTAAATCAACCGATATACATCAAAACGTTTGGCACCGTGAACGTCAATATGACGCTGGTTCCCGCGTGCGTTGGGCTCATCACTTCATATACCGTCGTCACTCTGCAGTTCAACAACGTTGTTTAA
- the LOC133525296 gene encoding uncharacterized protein LOC133525296, with protein MTVLKWLEIFLKIEEFFGFSRTFVTWSIPGKLSVFLRVLVEFVLAIFVLQKKKTLNSIAEFILTNTLSFGSLLLSCYYSKTFLRFISNIQTNNIIFKSDSVYSNNLIISLKLEVYIWFGYFISICVIATININMFYHIEGTIMFFINKVLVNLRFHIELAVITCTLCTMSEQLQSITRSIKKEHAIDSPARKTLVKDDNDVEGLIKNVDQWLFNYSNVKKCSNIFNEIYGIQVLECSDNAEQKELLKLLRVVINQPIYIKTFGAVSVNMTLVPACFGLIVSYTVVALQFNNVV; from the exons ATGACAGTGCTAAAGTggttagaaatatttttaaaaatagaagaATTTTTTGGTTTTAGCCGGACCTTTGTTACGTGGAGTATTCCTGGAAAGTTATCTGTATTTTTAAGAGTGTTGGTCGAATTCGTTTTAGCAATATTTGTTCTCCagaagaaaaaaacattaaacagtATTGCAGAGTTTATATTGACGAACACACTCTCATTTGGTTCGTTGTTGCTGTCATGCTATTACTCTAAAACTTTCTTGAGATTTATTAGTAATATacagactaataatattatattcaaaAGTGACAGCGTGTATAGTAATAATCTAATCATATCTCTAAAGTTGGAAGTTTATATCTGGTTCGgatattttatatcaatttgCGTAATAGCAACGATAAACATCAATATGTTCTACCATATTGAAGGCACtataatgttttttataaataaagtactAGTTAACCTCCGTTTCCACATCGAGTTGGCAGTTATAACCTGCACACTCTGCACTATGTCTGAGCAATTGCAGAGCataacacgatctataaaaAAAGAACACGCCATTGATTCTCCTGCTAGAAAAACATTAGTTAAGGATGATAACGACGTCGAAGGCTTAATCAAAAATGTCGACCAATGGCTTTTCAACTATTCAAATGTTAAAAAATGTTCCAATATTTTTAACGAAATTTACGGCATACAGGTACtcgaatgt TCAGATAATGCAGAACAAAAGGAACTACTGAAGCTTCTACGTGTTGTAATAAATCAACCGATATATATCAAAACATTTGGCGCCGTGAGCGTCAATATGACGCTGGTCCCCGCGTGCTTTGGGCTTATCGTGTCATATACCGTCGTCGCTCTACAGTTCAACAATGTTGTATAA